CCGGTACGCATCGGCGTCAACTGGGGCAGCCTCGACCAGGATCTGCTGGCCCGGATGATGGACGACAACGCGGCCCTGCACCGGCCCCGGGACAGCCGCGAGGTCATGAAGGAGGCGCTGATCGTCTCGGCGCTGGAAAGCGCCCGACGCGCCGAGGAACTGGGCCTCGGTCACGACCGCATCGTGATCTCCTGCAAGCTCAGCGGCGTGCAGGATCTCATCGAGGTCTACACGGATCTGGCGCAGCGCTGCGAGTACCCGCTGCACCTGGGCCTGACGGAGGCCGGCATGGGCTCCAAGGGTATTGTCGCCTCCTCGGCGGCGCTGGCCGTGCTCCTGCAACAGGGTATCGGCGATACCATCCGTATCTCCCTGACTCCGGAGCCGGGCGAGTCCCGCACCCACGAGGTACAGGTGGCGCAGGAACTCCTGCAGACCATGGGGCTGCGTGCGTTCACGCCCCTGGTGGCCGCCTGCCCTGGCTGCGGCCGCACAACCAGCACCTACTTCCAGGAGCTGGCCGGTGACGTCCAGTCCTATGTGCGCGAACGCATGCCGGAGTGGCGTCGGCACTATCCGGGCGTGGAGGAAATGACGCTGGCGGTCATGGGGTGTGTGGTCAACGGCCCCGGCGAGAGCAAGCACGCGAACATCGGTATCAGCCTGCCCGGGACGGGGGAGCGTCCCGTAGCGCCCGTCTACGAGGACGGCGAGAAAACCGTCACGCTCAAGGGCGAGAATCTCACCGACGACTTCAAGGCGCTCATCGAGCGCTACGTCGAGCGCCGTTACGGTGGTTACAGCGCCGGTTCCGGTGAGACCACAGCCACCGGTTCCTGATCAGTCGGGCGGGAGCTTCACCGTGTGGCAATGATTCACCGGTCCATCACCACGCCCGAAGCCCGGTGCCGTGCGGATGGCTTCCAGCAGATAGTCCCGTGCACGATACACCGCATCCTCGATGCCGCGGCCCTGCGCCAGCCCGGTTGCAATCGCGGAGGCCAGCGTGCAACCGGTGCCGTGGGTATGGCGGGTATCGATGCGACCATGGTGAAAGCGTTCCACCCCGCCGGCGTGAGCCAGAACGTCCACCAGCTCATTGCCCTGCAGGTGCCCACCCTTCAGGAGAACTGTCTCCGGCCCCATGGAGCGTAGCTCAACCGCGGCTTCGGACATATCATCGGGGCCCTGGAGTCGGCGCCCGAGCAGCGCTTCCGCTTCCGGCAGATTGGGCGTCAACAGCGTGGTCAGCGGCAACAATCGCTCCATCAGGGCATCCATGGCCTCCTCTTCCAGCAGCCGCGCCCCGCTCTGGGCAATCATGACCGGATCGACCACAAGGGGCAGCCCCTGTCCGGGGCCTTCCGCCAGTTCGGCCACGCACTCGATGGTTGCGCCGTCGTGAAGCATGCCGGTCTTCAGCGCCTGGGGTGGCAGATCCTCCATGACCACCTGGATCTGCTGACGCAGAAACGCCGGAGGCACGGGATGCACGCCGTGGACACCCTCGGTGTTCTGCGCCGTCAGGGCGGTCACCGCGGTCATGGCGTAACCGCCCAATGCCGTGATTGCCTTGATGTCGGCCTGGATGCCGGCGCCACCGCCGGAGTCCGAGCCGGCGATCACCAGAACCCGACCATGGCAACGGGTCACCATGGCCTCAGCTCTCCAACTGCCGGTGCAGGGCATTGCGATCCATCTTGCCGGCGCCGGTCACGGGGATGGCATCCGTGACGACCACCCGGGCCGGCACCTTGAAAGAAGCCAGGTGCTGCCCACAGTGCTTGCGCAGTTCCTCCGTGAAGTCTTCCCCCACCTCGCCGTCGGTGACAACGGCAGCCACGGGCACCTGCCCCCAGCGGGCGTCCGGCATGCCGATGACGCACGCCTGAGCAACTCGGGGATGCTCCAGTACCACGTTCTCCACTTCTTCCGGAGAGACGTTCTCGCCGCCGCTGATGAACATGTTGTCGGCGCGGCCGACGATGCGCACGTTGCCTTCCCGGTCCTCGACCGCCAAGTCGCCACTGTCCACCCAGCCGTCCGCCAGCAATGCCTTGCGGGTGCGATCCGGTTGCCCCAGATAGCCGGCGAAGTTATGCAGACTGCGCATGCACAGTACCCCCACTTCTCCTCTGGCCACCGGCTCCCGGGTCTCCTGATCCAGAATGCGGAAATCGCAGTGGATCATGCTGGTGCCAATGCTGCGATTGTGGGCGCGGATGGTCTCCAGGTCCTGGTCAATGCCGTTGTACATGAAGTTCGACGGTCCCGCCTCGGTAAGGCCGTACGCCTGGGCCACGGGAATACCACGCTGGTAGAAGGGATCCATCACTTCGGCAGAGCACGGCGCACCGGCGCTGGTAATGCCTTCCACGGTGGAGAGGTCGGTGTCGGCAAAGCGTGGGTGCTCGGCAATGAACCGCAGCATGGCCTCGACCCCACCGAAGCTGGTCACGCCTTCCCGTTCGATGACGTCCAGCACCTGCCCCGGGTCGAACTGGCGGGTGATCACCGCATGGCCGCCGGCGTGGAATACCGGGGTAAAGGAGTTCCAGCCACCGACATGGAACATGGGGAAGGTGATCAGCACCCGCTGGTCCATGAGATTGCCGCTGGTCACGATCATGTCCAGCGCATTCCAGATCATCTGCCGATGAGGCACGATGCATACCTTGGGTGTGCCGGTGGTCCCGCCGGTGTGGATGTACAGAAAGGTGTCGGACTGCGCCAGGGGGACGTTGACGTCCCGACTCGGGTAATCCAGCAGGGAGGCGAACTCGCTGTCGCTGCCATCGCTGATGCGTACCCGTTGCTCCACCGACGCGGGCATGTCCAGCTCGCCCACCAGATCGTCGAAGACATCCTCGTAGACGAACGCACGGGGCTGGATGCGCTCCAGCAGCTCGTTGAGCTCCCGCGGCCGCAGGCGGTAACTCAGCGGCGCCAGGACCGCACCGATCTTGCCGCAGGCAAAATACAGGTCCACCGCTTCCTGGCGATTACGGCAGATCACGCAGACCGGATCACCCTTGCCCAGATCGGCCTCGTCCAGCAGCCAGGCGCCGACGCGGTTAGCCCGATCGTCCACTTCGGCGAAGGTCAATCTCACTCCGGTGTCTGCCTCGTAGACTGCCGGCCGGTGCGGAGTGAGTGCCGCACGGCGCCCCGCCCAATCCCCGATCCAGTACATGGGCAGGTCGTCGTAACTCTGGGCCTCGGACATGCGTCCTCCTCCTGTTTGGTGATGCCTTCAAGGCGCACCATTCTAACGGGGAATACGACGTGAGCCACTGGCGCTGACAACCGTGACCACAGTCCCCATAATACGCGGCTATCGCAACGGGAGGCCTGCATGGAGTTGATCGACATCGGCGTCAACCTGACCAGTGACCGGTTCCGCAAGGACCGCGAAGCCGTGGTTGCCCGCGCCCGGGAAGCCGGTGTTCAGGCCATGATCGTCACCGGTACCAGCGAACGGGAAAGCATTGCCGCCCGCGACTGGGCCGCTGCCCATCCCGGCGTGCTGTACGCCACGGCGGGTGTGCATCCCCATGGGGCGCGGGACTGCGGCAGCGAGACGCTGGCGAGCCTGCGGGGGCTTGCGGCCGAGCCCGGCGTGGTCGCCATCGGCGAGACGGGGCTGGATTTCAACCGTGACTTCTCACCCAGGCCCGACCAGGAGGCCGCCTTTGCGCGTCAGCTCGAGCTCGCCGCCGAACTGGGTCTGCCGGTCTTCATCCATCAACGGGACGCCCATGACCGCCTGCTGGCCATGCTCCGGGAACAGCGCGACCACCTGGTGGATGCGGTAATCCACTGCTTCACCGACACTCGACAGGCGCTCTACGATTACCTGGACCTGGACCTGCACATCGGCATCACCGGCTGGATCTGCGACGAGCGGCGTGGCCGGGAACTGCGGGAGACGGTCAAGGACATCCCGGCCGACCGGTTGATGATCGAGACCGATGCGCCCTGGCTCGTTCCCCGGGACCTGCGCCCCAAACCGGAGGGTGGCCGCAACGAGCCGGCCTTCCTGCCGCATGTGGCGCGAGCGGTGGCGCATCACCGCGGCGAGGATCCGGAGACGCTGGCAACCACGGCCACCGCAACAGCAAGGCGATTCTTCCGTCTTGGGAAAACACCGGAGTCGCCCAGGCACTGAACCGGTCCCGCGCCCCGTTGCGCGAACGATTCGGTGTTGGCTGAACCTTCAGGCGCCGGGCGGTGCCGTGGCGGCTTCGGCCTCTGCCGGCCGACCCACCTTGGCCGCCGCCTCCTGCAGCACCTCCACCCCGGCACCCGGCCTGTGCGCATTCTCGCTGATGTGGCGACGCCAGGCCCGCGCTCCGGGAACGCCCTGGAACAACCCCAGTAGATGGCGGCTCATGGCGCTCAACGGCGCGCCGGCCTGGAGCCGGGTCTCCACGAACGGCAGATAGGCCTCGAGGATATCGTGCCGGGACGGGGCCGGGCGGTCATCGCCGAACAGTCGACGGTCCACCTCCGCCAGCATGTACGGGTTGTGGTAGGCCTCGCGGCCGATCATGACGCCGTCCACCGCCTGCAGGTGTTGCTCCGCCTGCTCCAGATCGGTAATCCCGCCGTTGATGATGATTTCCAGCCCCGGGAACGCCTGCTTCAGCCGGTAGACCCGCTGATAGTCCAGCGGCGGCACCTCGCGGTTCTGTTTCGGGCTCAGCCCCTGCAGCCAGGCCTTGCGGGCGTGGATGGCGAAGCTGTCGCAACCACCACCCTCGCTCACCGTGCCGACGAAATCCTCGAGCGCCTCCCAGGAATCCTGGTCATCGATGCCGATCCGGGTCTTGACGGTGACCGGCAACGGCGAGGCCTCGGCCATGGCTGCCACGCACTCGGCCACGCGCTGCGGCTCCGCCATCAGGCAGGCACCGAAGCGGCCCGACTGCACGCGGTCACTGGGACAGCCCACGTTCAGATTGACCTCATCGTAGCCGTAGCGGTGCGCCCACCGCGCGCAGATGGCAAGTTCGGCGGGATCCGCGCCGCCGAACTGCACGGCAACCGGGTGTTCCGCAGGATCGAAGGCAAGAAACAGGTCCAAACGCCCGTGTACAATCGCCGGCGCGGGTACCATTTCCGTATACAGCAGAGCCTGCCGCGTGATCAGGCGTAGCAGGTAACGCGCGTAGGGGTCGGTGCAGTCCATCATGGGCGCCACCGACAGGCGGCGTTCCGGCGCCCGGTGTCGCCGGGCGCGACCGGCGTTGGCAGCATCCGTGGCGAGGCTCATGGTATTGCACACTGACATGGTTGGAATCAATTGCGGATGATAGAGCAGGCAACCCATCGAGGCCAGTCTCCGCAGTTCCTGCTGTTCGGGACACTTGGCTGCCATCTGTGCGAGGAGGCCGCACGCGAACTGGTGGACGTTCTGCCTGTGGACGGCGTCACGGTTCGTGAAGTTGATATTGCGCTGGACGATGGCCTCATGGCCCAATACGGCGAGAACATCCCGGTGTTGCGCCGGTGCAGCGATGGCCGGGAGTTGTATTGGCCGTTCTCCGCGGACGATGTTCGGGCACTTCTCGGATACAGGGACAATTCGATCTCATCATGATCAGGCTGCTGACCGCCCTCCTGCTGTTTGTCGCCACAAGCGTGGCCCATGCGGGCGACCCGTGGGTACTCGTTGATACGGACCGCAAGGAAATCCGCGTCTACGCCGAGGGAGAGGAGTTGCTCCATCTGCCCCACATCGCGATCGGACGCGGTGGTGTATCGCATCTTCGCGAGCGTGGCGACAAAACCACACCGCTGGGAGACTTTCGGGTTGCCTGGGTGAACGAGGATAGCCGGTTCCACCTTTTCTTCGGCCTGGACTTCCCGAATTTCCACCACGCGCGCACCGCCTATAACAGCGGTCTCATGGACCTGGATGAATTTCTGCAGATCACCGATGCACTGCGCGAGCGCCGCCTCCCGCCTCAGCGTACCGCCGTGGGCGGGCATATCGGCATCCACGGCGTCGGCGACGGCGACCCCAACCTCCACGCCCGCGCCAACTGGACCAACGGCTGCGTCGCCGTCACCGACGACGAGATGGACAAACTGGCGGAGTACATTCGCGTCGGCACGCGGGTCGTCATTGCGGGCCAGGCGGAACTCACCGCGAAAGCCGAAGAAGGGGCTCTGCCGTTGTCGCCGTAAAACAACACGAGGCATGCCCCGTCCAATACTGTTAATCTCCCTACTGCGGGTGTGAGAAACATTTCCGACACCCGGAAAGGTTGAAAAAAACCCTTGCTGTGAGTAGAACCATGGGGGTGACGAGTTTCGTAAACGTCCGATTGGTTCTACAATGTCCATCGATTGCCGTTCACGCTGTTCGGCAAGACAACAAAAGCGAAAGGAGACGTACCACATGTCGCACAGCCTCAAATCCCTGCTGAAGCTCTCCGCCCTGGGTCTGTCCATGGGTGTCCTCGTCGGTTGCGCCGCTCAGGGCGACGAAGACGAGATGCGTCAGATGGTCGAAGATGCTCAGTCCCAGGCTTCCCAGGCTCTGGACGTGGCCAATGAAGCCCGGGAGACTGCTCTCGAGGCGGAAGGCACGGCGAAGGCCGCTGAGTACAAGGCCAACCGCAACGAAGAGCGCATTGAAGAGCTCAACGAGAAGATCGATCGCATGTTCGAAGAGTCCATGCAGAAGTAAGACTTCTCTGTTGCGAAAAAACCCCGCCAAGGCGGGGTTTTTTTTGTCTGGCGACTGCGGCACAGCATCCGCAAAGTGAACCGACGGCGTCCTGAGGCGTCTATTCGGCGCTGGCCATGTCCCGGTGAACTGCCTTCCGGGTAATCGATTCCGGGCGCCCCTCCGCGTTCCGCGCCACCTCTTTCAACCGCTCGTAATCCACCCGGGCGGACCGTTCACGCAGCACGCCGGCCACGGCCTTCACTGCCGGAGTGACTCCCTGCGCATCAGCCTCCTCGTCCTCCGCCAGCCTGGGATACGCTTGCAGATAGAGATCCCCATCGGCCGACCAGCCGGCCTTGTACGGTTCGTCAAGAATCCGGACCTTCGTGCCGCTGTCGACACGGTGGATAATGTGCTCGATATCCTCGGGGAACATGCGGATGCACCCATGGGTCGCCTGCATGCCCACCCCGGCCGGGCGATTGGTGCCGTGGATGAAATACCCGGGGATATCCAGACCAATGGCGTGGCGTCCCAGCGGGTTGTCGGGGCCAGGATCCACCCGCCGCGGCAGCGGCCGTCCTTCTTCTTCGTAGCGCTGCCGCACGGATGCCGGCGGGAACCACGCCGGGTCTTCCAGGCGCATGGTTACCGTGGTTTCGCCGATGGGCGTCGACCAGTCCATGCGACCGACACTGATGGGGTAGGTTTCCACCACGCGACGACCATCCCCACCCGGTTCTGGGTAGTAGTACAGGCGCATCTCCGAGAGATTCACCACGATCCCTTCCCGGGGGCCCGGTGGCAGAATGAACCGGGTGGGGATGGTGACCTCCGTCCCCTCCCCCGGCATCCACAGGTCCACATGGGGATTGGCACGACGAATCTCCCGGTAGCCGACGCCGTGGCGCCGTGCGATCTCCAGCAACGTGTCCTCGCGGCGCGCCTCCACCGTGTGCACCTCGCCGATGACATCAACATCGTCCTCCGGCAGTTCGAACACGTTCTGATCGGTGCCATAGCGCCGCATGGCCTCCGAGCGGTCATCCTCCTCCTCGGAGACGGCCTCTCCTTCCAGGGAGTCATCAGCCACCAGCAGCGCAGGAAACGCCAGCACGCCCAGGGCCAACAAGGCGGAAAGGCTTATCCGGATCAGGAACATTCGGCCTCCAGTGGTGCGATGTCTCGGAGTGCGACAGCCCTTCGATGCGCGTCTTTCGGGAACCGGGGTTACTTCCATGAGACATCGAATCATGCACAGAGTTTGGTAAACCCGCATCGCCCCGTAGTATATACCACCCTGGATCATGCCGGCACCGGGAGAGCCCATGCAGTACGTTTCTGTCGTTCACCACCAGATCACTCGTTGGGGCATGCTCCATGAGGGCCGCGTCCATCTCGCCGCCACTGCACCGGACCACCCCGCCACCCTCCTGGCCGCTCTGCAAGACGGCCGTGCCGCCGACCGCACGCGAATCCTGGCCGACGCCCGGGAGACGCCTGCGGTGGATGAGGTAGAGCTCCTGGCGCCGATCCCGCGGCCACCCAGGAACATCATTTGCCTGGGGCTGAACTATGCCGAACACGCACGGGAATCCCAGCAGGCCAAAGGCCAGGAACTGGCCCTGCCGGAGCATCCCGTGGTTTTCACCAAGGCCACCAGCAGTGTCACCGGCCCCACGGCCGACATCCCGCTTGATCCCCGGGTCACCACACAGCTCGACTGGGAGGTGGAACTCGCAGTGGTCATCGGTACCGGCGGACGCCACATCCCGGAAGACCGTGCCCTGGAACACGTATTCGGCTACACGGTGATCAACGATCTCTCCGCCCGGGATCTGCAGTTCCAGCACAAGCAGTTCTTTCTGGGCAAGAGCCTGGATGGTGGCTGCCCCATGGGCCCGGGGATCACACCGGCGGACCGGGTGTCGGACCCGCATGCTCTCCGCCTCTGGTGCGACGTCAATGGCGAACGCCAGCAGGACGGCCACACCTCCGACCAGGTGTTCCGGGTCGCCGATACCATTGCGCGACTGTCCGCGGTCATGACCCTGGAGCCGGGGGACATCATCGCCACGGGCACGCCCAGCGGCGTGGGCTTCGCGCAGCAGCCGCCGCGCTTCCTGCAACCGGGTGATGTGGTGGAGTGCGGTGTGGAGGGGATCGGCACCCTGCGAAACCGTATCGTGGCAGCCGCCTGAGGGATTCAGGGGCGCGCGTGCTCCGGCAGCATCTCCGGGGCATGGCCGCGCACGCGGGCGTAGAGTTCACGCAGGATGGCCGCGGTGGCGCCCCAGATGTAGTAGTCCCCATAGGGCATGGCATGGAGGCGGTACTGCTGCCCCTGGTGCTCGATGTGATGCGGCCGGTGGTTCGCGGGGTCCAGGAAGAACGCCAGCGGCACCTCGAAGATTTCCGCCACCTCCGACGGCTGCGGCACCAGAATCCCGCTGTCTCGGATATAACCGACGAAGGGGTGGATCATGAAGCCGGTGGCCGTGGGGTAATGGGGCATGGCCCCGAGCAGCTGCACGCGCGACGGCGCCAGACTGATTTCCTCGTCTGCTTCACGGAGGGCAGCCTTCAGCGGCGTGGCATCACCGGGATCGATCCGTCCGCCCGGAAAGCTGATCTGCCCCGCATGGCTGGCCAGATCCTCGCTGCGCCGGGTCAGGATCACGTGCAGCCCGGCCGGGCGCTGCACCAGTGGCACCAGGACGGCGGCATCCCGCAGGGCAGACCGGTCCAGCGGCAGTCCAGGGCGTTCCGTGACCTCCGGTCCGGCAAGGCAGGCAGCGATGCGTTCGCAGTCCGCCGGTAACTGGCTGCCCGCCGGGTCGGTATCGGACGTCTTTACCACTCCACCCGAGGGTTGTGTGCGGTCGTTCAGGGACACTCTGCTTACTCCTCGCCCCACTGGTCTGCCGGGTCATCTGTTCCACCCTCGCACCCGGCGCGAGTGCCGATGCAGGAGGCTTCCAGGGTAATCTGATCGCCATCCCACTCCATGATGAACCGCAGATTATTGCTGTCGTTGAGCTGGTTGGGGGTGAAACCGTTGCCCAATGAGGCGCCCGCATTATAACCGTCCGGCAGATCACCGGTGCCATCTGAACTCCACATGCGATCACCATTCTCCGGCACGTTCTCCAGGCCGAAATCCGCAGGATCCCCTTCGCCTTCCCTGAACCGTAGGAACAAAAAGACTTCGTCCTCCCCGGTGAAGGCATCGCCGTCCACGAGATCGTCTGCTGCGCCGGAGCGATTCAGCTGATCTTTTCCGGAGTTGCTGCTGAAGGTGAGGCTGCCATCGTCGTTACAGCTTCGATTCGCGCCGCTGCAGGCATTGGCCCAGTTGTCGGGATCCTGCACGACATTCGGATCGCGCCCTTCCACTGCTCGCGGGTTGATGGTCACCCGCAGGCGACGTTGCGCCTGCGGGTTGTCGATCCCGGGAACGGCCCCGATGAACTGGAGCCGGCAGTTCCCGCCCTGATTCTCCAACACCGTAATCCGGTAACGGCCGTCCGGATCTTCATGGCCCTCCAGACTGCCGCATGCGGTGGCATACTCGTCATCGTCGTCCGGCTCCTGACGCCGCATCTCCCATACCGCCCACTCAAGACCCGATTCCGCGTGATAGAAAGCCTGCACGCTCTGGCTCTGATCAGCGCCGGTGCGGGCGCCCGTTGTCGTGAGAACCGAAAGCAGACCACCGAGCACCGTGAGCACCACCAGCAATGCCACCACGACCACCAGCACACTTCCGTTCACCGCGCGCTTGCCGATCATCGCGGAACTCCCGTTGCCTGATAGGACACCCCGGAGGCTGCCATCCGTAACGCCATCGTGACGTGGTGCTTACGCTCGCGGTCTTCGTCCAACGGAATACGATCAACGCGGAAGAAGGTATCGTTCGCCTCGGTATCCACACGGCGCGCCAGCACCTGCCCGTCGCGCAGGAGACGGCCATCCGCAAACTCATAGGTCACGTTATCGTCGGCAAGCGTCAGCGTGATGCTCTCCACCCTGGTGTCCTCCGGTGTCCCGGCCAGGGACTGAGCCCGGCGCACTTCGCGCACAAAGCGCTCGAGAGCCAGTGTGGCCTCAGCCTCATCGACCGCCATATCCCGCCCGTCGACCACCGCCCGCAAGCCCGTGGTCACAACTGGCGCGACCGCCGCCGCAACCACGGCAAGAATCACTACCGTGAGGACCAGTTCCATCAGCGTGAAACCGCGCATCGCGTGCGGAAACGAATACTGCGGCGGCAGGACCCTAGTCACGGCCGTACACCTCTAGATGATACTGCCGCGACAAGCGAGGCCCCGAGATCGTCACGCTGATCTCGCCACGCCCCTCTTCCTCCTCCAGAACGCAGATCGGGCGATCCAGTGTGTATCCAGCGGGCACCGTCAGTGCCGCGGCCAGGTCGAACGTGTCCAGCGCCGTGTCGCAGCTCTCCTGAAACAATTCCTGGTTGGAAAAGTCCAGACCACCCGTACGCTTGGCCACCAGCAACACTTCCATGCGCTGCTGTCCAAGCTGCGCCATGCGCACGGACTCCGATTCCAGCCCTGCGCCGCGCAGCGACGCATTGACCCATGCCAGCAGCGCGGGGATCGCGATGGCCAGCAAGACGATGACCGCGATCAACTCCAGCAATGTCGCGCCTCGGGAACGGCCGGCTCCGTCCATGCTCATCGCTCCACGTACCCGGTTTCGGCGACCACCCGCAGTGATCGCTGGGTACCATTCCGACTCAGGGTGATGATGGCGTCACCGTCGAGATCTCCGAGTGGATAGCGAAAGCGAACCTCGTCTCCCGCAGGCCCCGAGCGCTGGACGCCACGGGGCAGTTCCCGTTCCCTGCTGCCATCCGCGAACGCCGCATCCCCGAAGTCGTCTTCCCCTTCTTGCCGCTGAATGAAGTACCGGTCACCGCCGTCGAAGACGATGCGATAGCTGGTGATGTCATGCAGCGCGCGGGACTGGGCGAAGCGCAGATCCGCCGCCAAGGTATCCGCAGCCCCGTCCAGATTGCCGGTCCAGCCAGACCAACGGCCGCCGGCAACCAGTGCCAGCGCGCCAACAATGACCAGCACCAGTAACAGCTCGAACAGCGAGAATCCGGCGGACATCGCCCCCGGGCCGCGCTGCTGAATGGTCACTGGACCTGCCCTGTACGGAATGGTTGTGCACATGCCCCTATGACGCCAGTTGCCGGAGGCATGTCAAGGAACTGGCGGGCAAAGCGGAGAACTCGGCTCCCTGCGGGAACCCTTGAGAAACATGGCGGAGAGGGAGGGATTCGAACCCCCGGGCCCTTGCGGGCCAACGGTTTTCAAGACCGCCGCTTTCGACCGCTCAGCCACCTCTCCGTGCCCGCGTATTGTGCGCATTCCGTACGACGCTGGCAAACCGCTCACAGGCTGCTCCCCACCATGGGCGTGTGGGTTGCTTCGGCCGCCTGCAGGCGCCGTACGATCTCGCCGACCACGCCCGGCCCCTGGTAGATCAGGCCAGTGTAGAGCTGCACCAGGCTCGCCCCCGCGGTGAACTTGCGCGCAGCGTCCGCACCGCTGGCCACGCCGCCGATGGCAATAATGGGCAGCCGCCCCTGCAGATGGTCGCTCAGCAGCCGCACCACTTCCGTGGAGCGGTCCATCAGCGGCCGGCCACTCAGGCCGCCGGTCTCGTCGCCATGCTCCCGCTGGGCCGTGCGTCCGGGGCGTGCCAGGGTGGTGTTGGTGGCGGCCACGGCGTCCATGCCATGGCGTACCAGGGCGTCGGCGGTGGTCAGCAGCTGTTCGTCACTCATGTCCGGTGCGATCTTCACCACCACGGGCACATACCGCCCCCAGGCCACGTTCAGCCGCAGCTGTTCGGCCTTGATCCCGGCCAGCAGTTCATCCAGCAGGCTGCCGTGCTGCAACTCCCGCAGCCCCGGCGTATTCGGCGACGATACGTTCACGGTAATGTAGTCCGCATGGGGGTAGACCCGGGTCATGCAGGCCACATAGTCATCCAGGGCATTCTCCACCGGGGTATCCCGGTTCTTGCCGATGTTGACCCCCAGCACGCCACGGTAGCGGGCTGCACGGATTCGGGAGACCAGGTAGTCCACCCCCTTGTTGTTGAACCCGAGGCGGTTGATCAGCGCCTTGTCCTCCGGCAGACGAAACAGCCGCGGCTTCGGGTTGCCGGACTGCGGACGCGGCGTCACCGTGCCCACCTCGATGAAACCGAAACCCAGGGCGGACATGGCGGCGATGGCGTCGCCATTCTTGTCCAGCCCGGCGGCAAGCCCCACCGGATTGGGAAAGCGCAGCCCCATGACCTTCTGTTCCATGTCGGGAACATGACCGGCAATCAGCCGGTTGATGCCCAGGCCGGCCCCTGCCCGAAGCGCGGCGAGGGAAATGGCGTGGGCTCGTTCCGGTTCGAAGCGGAACAACAGGTTGCGAAGCAAATGATAGGTCATTCCTTATCCTCGGCGTTGTGCGGCGCGCGTCCGCGCCCGGCGCCTCGACCCCGTGTCGTGCAATCATTAC
The DNA window shown above is from Aquisalimonas sp. 2447 and carries:
- the ispG gene encoding flavodoxin-dependent (E)-4-hydroxy-3-methylbut-2-enyl-diphosphate synthase, yielding MQTDQIPSRRRTVPVAIGNVTVGGDAPVVVQSMTNTDTADEVGTAVQVADLARAGSEIVRVPVNNEAAAAAVPHIRERLEAMGVDVPLVGDFHFNGHKLLEQHPACAEALAKYRINPGNVGRGARRDTQFAQMIETACRYDRPVRIGVNWGSLDQDLLARMMDDNAALHRPRDSREVMKEALIVSALESARRAEELGLGHDRIVISCKLSGVQDLIEVYTDLAQRCEYPLHLGLTEAGMGSKGIVASSAALAVLLQQGIGDTIRISLTPEPGESRTHEVQVAQELLQTMGLRAFTPLVAACPGCGRTTSTYFQELAGDVQSYVRERMPEWRRHYPGVEEMTLAVMGCVVNGPGESKHANIGISLPGTGERPVAPVYEDGEKTVTLKGENLTDDFKALIERYVERRYGGYSAGSGETTATGS
- the thiD gene encoding bifunctional hydroxymethylpyrimidine kinase/phosphomethylpyrimidine kinase → MVTRCHGRVLVIAGSDSGGGAGIQADIKAITALGGYAMTAVTALTAQNTEGVHGVHPVPPAFLRQQIQVVMEDLPPQALKTGMLHDGATIECVAELAEGPGQGLPLVVDPVMIAQSGARLLEEEAMDALMERLLPLTTLLTPNLPEAEALLGRRLQGPDDMSEAAVELRSMGPETVLLKGGHLQGNELVDVLAHAGGVERFHHGRIDTRHTHGTGCTLASAIATGLAQGRGIEDAVYRARDYLLEAIRTAPGFGRGDGPVNHCHTVKLPPD
- a CDS encoding class I adenylate-forming enzyme family protein — its product is MSEAQSYDDLPMYWIGDWAGRRAALTPHRPAVYEADTGVRLTFAEVDDRANRVGAWLLDEADLGKGDPVCVICRNRQEAVDLYFACGKIGAVLAPLSYRLRPRELNELLERIQPRAFVYEDVFDDLVGELDMPASVEQRVRISDGSDSEFASLLDYPSRDVNVPLAQSDTFLYIHTGGTTGTPKVCIVPHRQMIWNALDMIVTSGNLMDQRVLITFPMFHVGGWNSFTPVFHAGGHAVITRQFDPGQVLDVIEREGVTSFGGVEAMLRFIAEHPRFADTDLSTVEGITSAGAPCSAEVMDPFYQRGIPVAQAYGLTEAGPSNFMYNGIDQDLETIRAHNRSIGTSMIHCDFRILDQETREPVARGEVGVLCMRSLHNFAGYLGQPDRTRKALLADGWVDSGDLAVEDREGNVRIVGRADNMFISGGENVSPEEVENVVLEHPRVAQACVIGMPDARWGQVPVAAVVTDGEVGEDFTEELRKHCGQHLASFKVPARVVVTDAIPVTGAGKMDRNALHRQLES
- a CDS encoding TatD family hydrolase, encoding MELIDIGVNLTSDRFRKDREAVVARAREAGVQAMIVTGTSERESIAARDWAAAHPGVLYATAGVHPHGARDCGSETLASLRGLAAEPGVVAIGETGLDFNRDFSPRPDQEAAFARQLELAAELGLPVFIHQRDAHDRLLAMLREQRDHLVDAVIHCFTDTRQALYDYLDLDLHIGITGWICDERRGRELRETVKDIPADRLMIETDAPWLVPRDLRPKPEGGRNEPAFLPHVARAVAHHRGEDPETLATTATATARRFFRLGKTPESPRH
- the dusA gene encoding tRNA dihydrouridine(20/20a) synthase DusA yields the protein MMDCTDPYARYLLRLITRQALLYTEMVPAPAIVHGRLDLFLAFDPAEHPVAVQFGGADPAELAICARWAHRYGYDEVNLNVGCPSDRVQSGRFGACLMAEPQRVAECVAAMAEASPLPVTVKTRIGIDDQDSWEALEDFVGTVSEGGGCDSFAIHARKAWLQGLSPKQNREVPPLDYQRVYRLKQAFPGLEIIINGGITDLEQAEQHLQAVDGVMIGREAYHNPYMLAEVDRRLFGDDRPAPSRHDILEAYLPFVETRLQAGAPLSAMSRHLLGLFQGVPGARAWRRHISENAHRPGAGVEVLQEAAAKVGRPAEAEAATAPPGA
- a CDS encoding glutaredoxin family protein, yielding MIEQATHRGQSPQFLLFGTLGCHLCEEAARELVDVLPVDGVTVREVDIALDDGLMAQYGENIPVLRRCSDGRELYWPFSADDVRALLGYRDNSISS
- a CDS encoding murein L,D-transpeptidase family protein, with the translated sequence MIRLLTALLLFVATSVAHAGDPWVLVDTDRKEIRVYAEGEELLHLPHIAIGRGGVSHLRERGDKTTPLGDFRVAWVNEDSRFHLFFGLDFPNFHHARTAYNSGLMDLDEFLQITDALRERRLPPQRTAVGGHIGIHGVGDGDPNLHARANWTNGCVAVTDDEMDKLAEYIRVGTRVVIAGQAELTAKAEEGALPLSP
- a CDS encoding Lpp/OprI family alanine-zipper lipoprotein, producing the protein MSHSLKSLLKLSALGLSMGVLVGCAAQGDEDEMRQMVEDAQSQASQALDVANEARETALEAEGTAKAAEYKANRNEERIEELNEKIDRMFEESMQK